TGGTTTTCTGcgcagttgtgttgttttgtgcatCGAAGCGTGCTTCGAAgccgttgaggttgttgagcagggaggtgtgactgGCACAGGTCTGCGGTGGTAGTTTGTAGTCTGTTATGGTCCTAGTACCCTGCCACAGGCTCCGTGAGTCCCTGCTGTCATGCTGTATAGGGACTCCAGCGAGCACAATGTGGCCTGGGCAGGGTACGAGGAAGTATGTGAATCTGGTAACACATCAGCTTTACGACGTAAGGGAACTGCATTGAGgtctgcagctccctcctcacctggtttCATTGGCAAGGACTCGTATCACGTGGGCGAGCCATGACAAAAATTCATCCATGTATCTGTTTTTAATCCTCAGCAGTGTGCTCATCACACTGGctggggacagacacagagcctggTCGTCGGCGGGGGGGTGGGTGGTTTTCTGCGCAGTTGAGTTGTTCTGTGCAAAGAAGCGTGCAAAGAAgccgttgaggttgttgagcagggaggtgtgactgtcacaggtctgcggtGCTGCGTTGGATCCACATTGCTTAAcggaacagagacacagtggAGGAAGGACTCATTCGTGGCACTTGAGATTCCCAGGTCAGACTTGGCGGTTTGCATCTTGTCCACACAGGTCAAGGAAGTACGTGAATCTGGTAACACATCGGCTTTATGACGTAAAGGAAGTGCATTggccgggaatcgaacccgggcctCCCGCGTGGCAGGCGAGAATTCTACCACTGAACCACCAATGCTTACATAAGAGGCTTTTTCGCGCTCCGAAAAAGAAATTCATCCTAGGGTTCGATTCCTGGCGGAGACTGCACATTTCTGTTCCTGTTCCACGCATCCTAAGGAACCCGTTGATTATGGAAGTTGATATTCCAAGGTCCTACATATTTGTCTTCCTCCTGTCCAGCCTGTGAGTGGGTTGATCCGTTGTTTTGACCTCTGCGCAGTCCCTCAGCACACGACCAGGAATGTTGTCAGGTCCCGCAGCCTTGCGGCTATTAATCATCAGCAGTGTGCTCATCACACTGGctggggacagacacagagtCTGGTCGTCGGCGGGGGGGTGGGTGGTTTTCTGcgcagttgtgttgttttgtgcatCGAAGCGTGCTTCGAAgccgttgaggttgttgagcagggaggtgtgactgtcacaggtctgcggtGGTAGTTTGTAGTCTGTTATGGTCCTAGTACCCTGCCACAGGCTCCGTGAGTCCCTGCTGTCATGCTGTATAGGGACTCCAGCGAGCCCAAGGTGGCCTGGGCAGGGTACGAGGAAGTATGTGAATCTGGTAACTGTGTGCGAAATTCATCCTAGGGTTCGATTCCTGGCGGAGACTGCACATTTCTGTTCCTGTTCCACGCATCCTAAGGAACCCTTTGATTATGACAAAAATTCATCCATGTATCTGTTTTTAATCCTCAGCAGTGTGCTCATCACACTGGCCtgggacagacacagagcctggTCGTCGGCGGGGGGGTGGGTGGTTTTCTGCGCAGTTGAGTTGTTCTGTGCAAAGAAGCGTGCAAAGAAgccgttgaggttgttgagcagggaggagtgactgtcacaggtctgcggtGCTGCGTTGGATCCACATTGCTTAAcggaacagagacacagtggAGGAAGGACTCATTCGTGGCACTTGAGATTCCCAGGTCAGACTTGACGGTTTGCATCTTGTCCACACAGGTCAAGGAAGTACGTGAATCTGGTAACACATCGGCTTTATGACGTAAAGGAAGTGCATTggccgggaatcgaacccgggcctCCCGCGTGGCAGGCGAGAATTCTACCACTGAACCACCAATGCTTACATAAGAGGCTTTTTCGCGCTCCGAAAAAGAAATTCATCCTAGGGTTCGATTCCTGGCGGAGACTGCACATTTCTGTTCCTGTTCCACGCATCCTAAGGAACCCGTTGATTATGGAAGTTGATATTCCAAGGTCCTACATATTTGTCTTCCTCCTGTCCAGCCTGTGAGTGGGTTGATCTGTTGTTTGACGGAAAAGAGACACAGTGGACGTGTTGGGCAGGCGAGAATTCTACCACTGAACCACCCATGCTTACATAAGAGGGTTTTTCGCGCTTGCAAACAGTCAGTTATTCAGTTACAGTGATTGCTGATGTTTGAAAGGGTTAAAATGATACGCAGTCCCAAAAAGATATATATGTCGAAATAAAAGGGATGATGCATTggccgggaatcgaacccgggcctCCCGCGTGGCAGGCGAGAATTCTACCACTGAACCACCAATGCCTACATAAGTCACAGTTCACACCATAATCTTTTAGCAATACTCGAGAGCCGACAGAGCAAAGTCTTAGGATTGGTATTCTAGCCTAGGTTGCCCTGGTGCACTTATGAGCATCGTTATGTATGAACATGGTGTCTattatggccaatccatgaaAAGCACATCAGTCTCTCTCCTCactgttttttctgtcttctctccctgtctgccgctaacttgtctctccccttcATTCTTCTTTCCGTCTTCTCTCCCAGTTTGCCATTAACTCGTTGGACGGACGGCTACCCTGAACAACTCATAGGTTAAATGCATGGTTTTAAAATGCTGATAAATTGATTAAAACTTACCTGCCAGTGCTCATCCATCGTCTTACCTTTAGGTTTTAAAATGGAAGGTCTTCTGTTTATCTTCAGCCATCTAATGACCTTTGCGCATTAAGAGTTAAACGAAACCGATTCGCTCGTCCATTGACTTACCTTTAGGTGTGAAAATGAAACGTCTCGCAAGAGCTTTCGTGCCTGGTTAACCGATTAAAACTATTCGTAATGCTCATCCAtccaatttcttctttttttcaccTCTGCCTTTTGGGGCAGTAATTCTCGTCTGACCCAAATGtcaaaatgttacataaaaaaTCATTCCTACATATTTCTGTCCACTATAGCGTCATTTATTGCTACTGAAGTATTTCTTAAATGCAAAAGTTCTTAATTATCTGacttatataaaacatttattatttaaagtgaatgaATGCGGTCCATAAACATGAAGGTGAGTGCTGTGATAGGACCTCTACAACTGAcacaattatttttgcattaacaTGTCCCGGCATTATATTAAGGGTGTGTAGGCTACGCTTTGTCCTACCTACTTGATGGGGATCAGGCGAGGACTGATGTCTTTCCTAGACCTTTCCGATGTGTGTAGTGGCTGCTGAAAATGAAGACATAACCGCCTCAGTTCTTCAGTTACAGTGATTGCACAGTAAGAATCACACCGCCTTGAGtatttttgtatattgtatgtgtatgtatatatatatatatatatatatatatatatatatatatagtatgcCGCTACACTTAACAATTccatctttaaaatgtcatgcaCTGCATATTTTTACAGCGACACAacctaaaatatatttgtattcatcaaTAAAGGCCCTAATCCAATCAATAACTTTCatcatgaaaaacaaagtgcGGTTGTGGAGGCTACTCTTACCTGCTTTGATGGGGATCAAACAAGGACTGGTGTCTTCTTGGGCTGTGTACTTTCTCCTACACCTTTCCGATGCATGTGGAGGTTGCTGAAAATTAAGCAAAACTGTCAGTTATTCAGTTACAGTGATTGCTGAAGTTTGAAAGGGTTAAAATGATACACAGTcgccaaaatatatatatgtaaaaataaaagggatGATGCATTggccgggaatcgaacccgggcctCCCGCGTGGCAGGCGAGAATTCTACCACTGAACCACCAATGCCTACATAATTCATAGTTCACACCATATTGATTTATCATTACTCGAGACCCGACAGAGCAAAGTCTTACGACTGGTATTCTAGGAGATAAATCCAACCCAGATGAGCTGTAACGAAGTGACGGTCTTCAGCAAGAGGCCTTAAAACGGAAACCAAGTATTCTGCTTGAACAAGAATTGGCAATGCTTCGTATTAAATCGGAGGAGTCATAAATATCAACATCtcctcgttagtatagtggTCAGTATCCCCGCCTGTCACGCGGGAGACCGGGGTTCAATTCCCCGACGGGgagtttgtatgttttttgcttttgtagtaaacagaatgaaagtcaTTCAGtgcaaaaatatttcattagttCATTTCACCACCCAAATGAAGACAAAACCACCTTAGTTCTTCAGTTACAGTGGTTGCACAGTAAGAATCACACCGCCTTGAGTATTATTGTATATTGTTATCTATAGTATGCTGCTACACTTAACCATtgcatctttaaaatgtcatgcaCTGCATATTTTGCCAGTGACAcaatctaaaatatatttattttcatcaataaAGGCCATTATCCAATCAATAACTTtcatcatgaaaaaaaaaagtgtggttGTGGAGGGTACTCTTACCTGCTTTGATGAGGATCAAACGAGGACTGGTGTCTTCTTGGGCTGTGTACTTTCTCCTACACCTTTCCAATGCATGTGGAGGTTGCAAACAGTCAGTTATTCAGTTACAGTGATTGCTGATGTTTGAAAGGGTTAAAATGATAGGTagtcacaaatatatatgtatatatccAAATAAGAAAAGTACCTCGCCCAACGTGGGGCTCGAACCcacgaccctgagattaagagtctcatgctctaccgactgcGCCAAAGCTGGGGAACAATAGTCTGttaaggggggggaaaaaaggaagaggagggggaagaaaaaaaaagggagaaaaaggagaaaaaagaagaaaaaaggagaaaaagaggaggaaaggagagaaaaggagacagtgaagcatatatttttttatcaagcAAACTTTTATTACAATATCATATATGAACAATATATgaatcacacttttttttttttcttcatgtcctCCAGCCACTGTTCTTTTGGGACAGTTTCAATGTTTGGGCAGTACACCTTTCCTTTATACTGGCTGTGTCCAGTCTCTGCCGTCCTAAACTCCTTACACTGCTTACAGGTGTTGTGTAGTACCCTGCGGGTCAGTTTGCGgactggaggagcaggaggaggaggaggaggaggaggaggcatgaGGCTGTAGCTCAGGGCCTGTGGGGCAGCCATCAGGACAGGCACCTGAGCACCTACTGGTCCCAGCAGCATCAGCTTCGGAGATGAActtggagctggagctggagcagggAAGAGCTGCCGAGGAGTACGTGGCCTCACAGCCACAGGTGtggcgggtgtgtgtgtgtgtgtggcgactgcgggtgtgtgtgtggcgactgcgggtgtgtgtgtggcgactgcgggtgtgtgtgtgtgtggcgactgcgggtgtgtgtgtgtgtgtggtctttctCCTCGCTTGGCCCACGGTGCTGCTGGGCAGGTGGTACTGGTGAGCCGGGCCAGATTGGGGGGGTGCAGACACGGCCCGCGTTTTGGCTGTGGGGAGAGGGTCAGCCGCCACAGACAGTCGACTGGGCAGGTCCAGCCCCTGCATGACCACCGCAGTCTCCTGCCTCTGCACCCTCTTGCTGTTCCACTGGACCAGGGTGGTGTGGCTCACGTCCACCAGCTGCATGGAGGTCTTCGGCATGACCTCGGACCCAGAATACGCCGCCTGATCTGGCGGTAGTCCTCCAGGACGAGGTCAAACCTAGACACTGTGCCAGTCCCCTTCTTCTTGGGACCGCGGTGGATGGCACAGAGCCTAACGAAGATGCTCTCCACGAGCCGGCAACAGTCTGGCCACTGGGCAATTGGGGCAGAGGTGGTGAGGGCATGCCTCTTTACGCTCTCCACCCCCGGCGTGAACTCCTGCCTCTTCTTAGGACTCCTGAACCTCCCCGTGGCCAGCTTGGTCTGGTGTCTTGCGGCAAAGACCACCCGCTGCTGGTCGTAGGGAAGCAGTTCCTGCCAGAGGCCGACAATATTGTCCACCTGAGAAAGACAACATAGAGAGAACAgcacatgagaaaacaaaaacattgaagtgCGGACATGTGTCAGGgaacagaggagaaaaacaaaacaataagagTTCCTAACCTGCTGGTTGCTGAGTGTTAGTAGTGGCTGGTTGCGCAGCTCCACGAGGCATTTTGCCAGCCTGTCCACCCTGTCCATGCCTGGCATGCCGGACTCATCCACGGCCTGGTAAAAAACAGGGATCAGAAATATGAGATCAGTGAAGTgtggacaaaacaaagacacgtgatgttatttattatcaaataaatatgctttaacATACCCCAGACACATCTGCAGCcagggaggaggcagcaggctggATGGGAGCGGCCAtgcaggaggcagcagcagccatggaggaggcagcagccagggaggagggagcagccagggaggagacagcagccagggaggagggagcaggctgggaggaggcagcaggctgggaggaggcagcagccaCGGAGGAGGGAGCAGCCAGAGAGAAGATAGGCTGTGTTGGGTTATCAAGGAGACCTGGCACCATGAGGTCAGGTATATGGTCTTCCTCAATGCCCTCGTCCACTTCCTCACCCCCCTCCACATCCTCCAGCATGTCCTCCGTCTCCTCTGCGTCAGGGTTGACCTTCAGGGGCTGCCCAGTCTGACTTAGGAGGTAGTCAACACCAAGCAGCTCTCCTATGAAAAAGAACAGATaaacaagcatgcacacataattaataaacattaatgTCATGTATGATGTCAAGCATATACACTAGGTAGACAGATATCATTACATTAGCATACCGGTGTATTTGGAGGGTGGCCTGAAGTTTGGCACATATGCCCGGCCAAACACCTTTATGTTGTTGGTGTTGACGCTCTGGGTCACATCCCCGGAGTAGGTGAGCAGAGACGATGGCCTGCTGGTCACCGCCGCCGCCCCCCGGTCCTGGTTCCACCTGTTCAGGCCTTCCAGGAGGTAGAGCTGAAAATTCAGCGCATTTGCACTGGTTCCtgtgaaaacaatgaaatattaatagtcAATTAAAAAGGTCTAGCTTTCCAATCTAATGAGTGCTTTCATAAAAGAGCATAGTGACTGCTTATATACATAAGGGAGACACCAACCTGGAATGAACCTGTTCAGGTGGCAGTGGAAGGACTCCAGGGATGTGGACCCCCTGGCACAGCGGTAGCTGGTGAGGACCACACCTCCCTTCCTGATGGTGCCGGTCTCGGTGTAGAGCTGCACACCAGGCAGGTCCTGGATGCAGCTGACGTGGCGTTGCTGCACACGCCAGATGTGCTCCATGCGCACCTGGTCCAGCAGTGGCACCCCCATCAGGTCATTCCCATTGGTCCCGCCCAGTTGCTGCAGCAGCCGCCCAATGAGGCTGATGGTGGCCTCCACGCCGCGCGTCCTCCTGCGGCAGTACTGGCTCAGCTCCCTCTTACTGATCCTGGCATCCACCGCAGCATCAGTAATGGCTGGCACACCTTCCTGCCTGAGCTGCTCTCTCTTTGCCTGATGCAACAGAGAGAGGTCCCCTGCATCCCACTCAAAAATGCAGGCAGAGAGGTAGCTCATGAAGGTGGGGTAGAGGGGATGGGCGTCGGTGGTACACAGCCAGCCTCCGCATGAAGTGCCAGATGTCCAGCCGTATTTGGAGGTCTGGCCACTCCCCAAACCTGTTCTGCAGCGTGGTGGACCCCTCACTGATGCAGCAGTTACAGTCCACATACAGCAGCAGTGGGGGTGCGACAGCTGCAAGGCGGTACCGCTCCATCACTCCTGCCACCATCCTGTCCAGTCCTGGCCCCTCCTGCACTGTCACCACACTGGTCACGATCTGGCCAACCTCGTTCCCAATGGAGGTGACCCAGAGACCAGTCCCCTTGGCATGGCCAGCCAGCTTCTTTGTGATCTGGAATTTCACAATAGCGAtgttaaaaaaatctgtaaaatttGAGGAAATCTACAGGAGCAAGAGTATATAGATTAACTACACTGtacacatgtattattattacctgtTTGGTTGAGTCCATCTTTAAGATGGAGCCAAACGTTGATGTGATGCTGGCTTTAATATGGTCCAGGCGAGAGAGGATGTCCCTGCCATAGACCGTCAGCAGCCAGCGACTGGTGGGCACATCAATGGGCTCTGGGGGATCCTGGCACACCACTGGGAAGAGGCTTGGCCGGCCAACAAACTCAGCACACTCCCCAAGATAGTGTGCCAACCTGTTCAGCCATTCCTCCCCATGGTTCTCCTTCAGCTGCTTCACCAGACGTGCTGGACTGTTCCCGAGAGTCCGTTCACGCAGCAGGCGAATGACACGGATGTCACAGGCGTACCTGAAATGAACATGTAGCTCCAATTAGTTACGCATTAAAGGGAGGGTCATTACAGTCATGTAAAGGCTATCATACGCAGCCGGCGAAACAACAGTTGAATGTGACAGCAGAGTTCCATTTACTCACTGGCGGGTCAGGATCATCCGGAACATTTTCTGGTGCGGCAGGTCCAGCTGATTCCGGACAGTCTCGGAGGTGGACAGGTAGTTCACAGAACACACAGTGCACCCGAGTGTCTCTGTCACCATCAGGTAATACCTGTCGATGTCCAGGACCTTCCGAGCCCTCTTGTGGACACCGTACCCCGTCAGCTGCTTCCCACACTCAGGGCAGGTTACCCTCACCTTCCACAGGTGGTAGGGCATCCACACCATCAGCCTGTGGTTTAAGAAGCGGTCTGGTGTCGGTGTCTGGTGGTAGATGAGGGCTGGGGCAGGGGGCTCGTACCACAGCTTCAGGTCTTGCCGCAGTTTGCCAGAGTGGAAGATGGCGTTTGAAATCCACCTCTGGTCTTGGACAGGGATGTTTTTATACATCTCTGCTGGCAACCACACCGAAGCTGCAGCCCCCGCAGTGGCCAGCTGAACTCCTCCAGGTGCATCCTGTTTAGAAGACAACAATAATGTAGTAATGTATGGCATACATAAAGGCTACACTAAGCATAACCTACACAACACATTATTAATGTATGGCATAAATAAAGGCTACACTAAGCATAACCTACACAACACATTAGAAATAAAGGTATGTCTGGAGGTCAGTGTAAGGAGTGCGCTTGACCAAAGGGAGATGGCCAGGTATGACTATATAGATGTTAATTAGGTTGGCTTCAACCATCTTGTCTAATAGCTGTAGCTCCCAGCCGTTGCACCAGCCGTTGCACCAGGGTCCGAGaccacagcagcagactgtgacGGTGGCACAGCAGCCGTTGCACCAGGGgccacagcagcagactgtgagGCAGCGGCAGGAGGCTGAGTGGTGGGCTGCTAAAGCAACAGCATTGTGTTATGAGATAACAGCTACAGCATTGCAGCAGACATGAGATGCCAGATTAATCATAACgatacatcatttaaacatagaTCACCTTACCTTAGCACCGTGAAAGCCACAGTTACAGGCCACTGACCCTCCAAACAGAGTGGACTGTCCACGGACCTGCATGGGGCAATTCTCAATCTGAAACAATCAGTACTGTGTTTAGTCTGGGGTAGGTAGTACAGTCATTTGCTTTATTCATAGTATCTGCACTATTGTAGGGTATATTTTTCAAGTCATCATTATGTATTGCCATATTTTACCTTCTGATAGAGGGCATACCACTTCCGCTGCCTAGGGGCTGGTCTGTTGCCTCCAGAAGGCCAAACCCCTGAGCTGGCAAATGCCCTCAGCCTTGCCATCCACTGTCCTTCCCCCAGGCCCTTGAGGCTTTTAGGCTTGTTGCTCATCTAAAgggaatatgaatatgaaaatggacaacaataaacaatgagcATCCTTTGGACAATACACTGTGACACTACAGCACAAACGCGCACACACAGCTGCATTATCAAATCAATCAAGTTACAATAATGTTGGGTGTCTGATCACCTCTGATAAGGTGAAGTAGTTGATATGATTTGCTAGTCATAGTGATAATGAGGGTATTATGTAGATCGTATTCGTAAcgttagtttgtttacatttacatggctttttctattcatattaatattgagcctataaacattacatttattgatcGTAACGTAAACGTCAGTTTGTTTACATTCCAAGTACCACCACGAACGACACATATTAGCTAGCCTAAAGCTTGGCATACCGCCTTATATGATGCCAGTTCACGCTAGCTAGAACAATGGCGTTATCCTAtttataaatcacacatttggCATGATAATCTCACAAACATCTCCTCTGCAAAACGAAATTGACCGGCAAGTTAGCAATCGCGATTGTAAGCTGTGGTGGCTAAACTGGCCAAACGTAACGTAACACAGGTAGCAAAACAATCGCGGATACTTTCGTGTGATGGATTAAAATAAAGCTCACATGCCCAGTTCACGCAAGCTAGAACAATGACGTTATCCTATTTATAAATCACACTATTTAGCATGATAATTCCCCTGGCAGGCATCTTGTACAACATCTCCTCTGCGAAATCGAAATGGACCAGCAAGTTAGCAATAGCGATTGTTAGCTATGGTGGATAAACTGGCCTTAACGTAACGTAACACAGGTAGCAAAACAATCGGATACTTTCGTgtgattgattaaaataaaccccACATGCATTTTTCAGCAGGAGACACATATTTGAATAGTTACTTACCATTGAATCGTACTGCTAGATTCTAAGTAGAATAAGCGGAAAAAACAATGGCTTCCGTTTGTTGCAGAGCGTTGCTGTGCTTGCTGTGCTTGAGCTTGCTTTGGCGCGTAACGTACGTCATCCATTCCACATTGGAAagtagcgatgtgattggccagGTCCAATCTCCACATTGGATagtagcgatgtgattggccagGTCCATTGTCATCTCGCTACGTGATTGGGACAGGCTGTATCTCACATTGGAAATGAACGAACGCGATTCGCTGTTGACATTGGACTGAGAACAGACTAACCCTTCCCAGGTGGAGCCAGCCGGGCCATACCTTCAGAGAAAAAGCTTCTTAATATATTGCAACTCATTTTAATGGCTCAGGGAGacaaaatacattgttttagcTTAAAAGAACAAACATATAAGCCACACTATGTCAGTGTAAACAGGCCTGTAAAACATCAGCGGCTACAGGGAAAAATAACCCCTGACCCAA
The Eleginops maclovinus isolate JMC-PN-2008 ecotype Puerto Natales chromosome 24, JC_Emac_rtc_rv5, whole genome shotgun sequence DNA segment above includes these coding regions:
- the LOC134861166 gene encoding uncharacterized protein LOC134861166; the protein is MGVPLLDQVRMEHIWRVQQRHVSCIQDLPGVQLYTETGTIRKGGVVLTSYRCARGSTSLESFHCHLNRFIPGTSANALNFQLYLLEGLNRWNQDRGAAAVTSRPSSLLTYSGDVTQSVNTNNIKVFGRAYVPNFRPPSKYTGELLGVDYLLSQTGQPLKVNPDAEETEDMLEDVEGGEEVDEGIEEDHIPDLMVPGLLDNPTQPIFSLAAPSSVAAASSQPAASSQPAPSSLAAVSSLAAPSSLAAASSMAAAASCMAAPIQPAASSLAADVSGAVDESGMPGMDRVDRLAKCLVELRNQPLLTLSNQQVDNIVGLWQELLPYDQQRVVFAARHQTKLATGRFRSPKKRQEFTPGVESVKRHALTTSAPIAQWPDCCRLVESIFVRLCAIHRGPKKKGTGTVSRFDLVLEDYRQIRRRILGPRSCRRPPCSWWT
- the LOC134861164 gene encoding uncharacterized protein LOC134861164 isoform X2 encodes the protein MPYITTLLLSSKQDAPGGVQLATAGAAASVWLPAEMYKNIPVQDQRWISNAIFHSGKLRQDLKLWYEPPAPALIYHQTPTPDRFLNHRLMVWMPYHLWKVRVTCPECGKQLTGYGVHKRARKVLDIDRYYLMVTETLGCTVCSVNYLSTSETVRNQLDLPHQKMFRMILTRQYACDIRVIRLLRERTLGNSPARLVKQLKENHGEEWLNRLAHYLGECAEFVGRPSLFPVVCQDPPEPIDVPTSRWLLTVYGRDILSRLDHIKASITSTFGSILKMDSTKQITKKLAGHAKGTGLWVTSIGNEVGQIVTSVVTVQEGPGLDRMVAGVMERYRLAAVAPPLLLYVDCNCCISEGSTTLQNRFGEWPDLQIRLDIWHFMRRLAVYHRRPSPLPHLHELPLCLHF
- the LOC134861164 gene encoding uncharacterized protein LOC134861164 isoform X1: MMSNKPKSLKGLGEGQWMARLRAFASSGVWPSGGNRPAPRQRKWYALYQKIENCPMQVRGQSTLFGGSVACNCGFHGAKDAPGGVQLATAGAAASVWLPAEMYKNIPVQDQRWISNAIFHSGKLRQDLKLWYEPPAPALIYHQTPTPDRFLNHRLMVWMPYHLWKVRVTCPECGKQLTGYGVHKRARKVLDIDRYYLMVTETLGCTVCSVNYLSTSETVRNQLDLPHQKMFRMILTRQYACDIRVIRLLRERTLGNSPARLVKQLKENHGEEWLNRLAHYLGECAEFVGRPSLFPVVCQDPPEPIDVPTSRWLLTVYGRDILSRLDHIKASITSTFGSILKMDSTKQITKKLAGHAKGTGLWVTSIGNEVGQIVTSVVTVQEGPGLDRMVAGVMERYRLAAVAPPLLLYVDCNCCISEGSTTLQNRFGEWPDLQIRLDIWHFMRRLAVYHRRPSPLPHLHELPLCLHF